From Planifilum fimeticola, one genomic window encodes:
- a CDS encoding DUF2642 domain-containing protein encodes MVLNNTLNEVFDFVEEILGIVLNRGVPDDQSIRRLFQSYLGMNVTVETTGGDVTGQVTFVGSDFLELQAGGEIILIPFSSIIFVSPQGGVM; translated from the coding sequence GTGGTGTTAAATAACACGCTGAATGAAGTATTTGATTTTGTCGAAGAGATCTTGGGTATCGTTCTCAACCGGGGCGTTCCGGACGACCAGTCCATCAGACGTTTGTTCCAATCCTACTTGGGGATGAACGTCACCGTTGAAACGACCGGAGGCGACGTAACCGGACAAGTAACCTTTGTCGGATCCGATTTCCTCGAGCTGCAAGCGGGCGGGGAGATCATTTTGATTCCGTTCAGCAGCATTATCTTTGTCTCTCCCCAGGGAGGTGTGATGTGA
- a CDS encoding NAD-dependent epimerase/dehydratase family protein — protein sequence MILITGAAGYIGTKVVEFLSKQGVPIRAIDNFRVQPVSEINGVPIEKMDLTAEEDVKKMVRDVDTIIHLGAVSDIAQCEIQARDAVLINLLSLKYLIREAVNAGVAKIIFPSSFAVYDPRSTTITEQSPVNPRNFYGQLKKWAEEMLLAEQARGNLETVIFRQSNVYGKSWVSKQTVVESFCRALLANQKILVRGTGRQTRNFIHVDDVVWAYYQALSPSIRGVYNLGGEETRSIWDLALLVNQVGQECLGRSVPIVRQQEDGFREERTYFTALDNRKIKTLFKGKKMKSLKEGIREYFLEPA from the coding sequence ATGATATTAATCACCGGCGCCGCGGGATATATCGGAACCAAAGTGGTTGAATTTCTGTCGAAACAAGGCGTGCCGATCCGGGCGATCGACAACTTCCGAGTACAGCCCGTGTCCGAGATCAACGGTGTTCCCATCGAGAAGATGGATCTGACGGCGGAAGAGGATGTGAAAAAGATGGTCCGGGATGTCGACACCATCATCCATCTCGGGGCCGTCAGCGATATCGCCCAATGTGAAATCCAGGCAAGGGATGCGGTACTGATCAATCTGCTCTCCCTCAAATACTTGATCCGCGAAGCCGTCAACGCAGGTGTCGCTAAAATCATCTTCCCCTCCTCTTTCGCCGTCTATGATCCTCGCTCGACGACGATCACCGAGCAATCGCCGGTTAATCCCAGAAACTTTTACGGACAACTCAAGAAGTGGGCGGAAGAGATGCTTCTCGCCGAACAAGCCAGAGGAAATCTGGAAACCGTGATCTTTCGACAGTCCAATGTTTACGGAAAGAGCTGGGTGTCGAAGCAAACCGTAGTTGAAAGCTTCTGCAGGGCTCTGCTTGCAAATCAAAAAATCCTGGTCCGCGGAACCGGGCGGCAGACCCGCAACTTCATCCACGTGGATGATGTGGTATGGGCCTACTACCAGGCCCTGTCCCCTTCCATCCGCGGCGTATACAATCTCGGCGGAGAAGAGACCCGTAGCATTTGGGATCTCGCACTTCTGGTCAACCAAGTCGGACAGGAGTGCCTCGGACGGTCCGTGCCCATCGTCCGCCAGCAGGAAGATGGCTTCAGGGAAGAAAGGACGTACTTCACCGCATTGGACAACAGAAAAATCAAAACGCTCTTCAAGGGGAAAAAAATGAAGAGCCTCAAAGAGGGGATACGGGAATACTTCCTGGAGCCCGCTTAG